A region of Silurus meridionalis isolate SWU-2019-XX chromosome 17, ASM1480568v1, whole genome shotgun sequence DNA encodes the following proteins:
- the pabpc1l gene encoding polyadenylate-binding protein 1-like, whose amino-acid sequence MNSSGPVYPLASLYVGDLHPDVTEAMLYQKFSPAGPIMSIRVCRDIITRRSLGYAYINYQQPADAECALDTMNYEVIKGRPIRIMWSQRDPCLRKSGVGNIFIKNMDESIDNKALYDTFSAFGNILSCKVVCDENGSKGYGFVHFETQEAAKRAIETMNGMLLNDRKVFVGHFKSRKEREAEFGAKAMEFTNVYIKNFGEDFDSEKLRNIFSEFGRTLSVRVMTDEKGHSRGFGFVNYENHEDAQKAVAEMNGKELNGRVLYVGRAQKRLERQSELKRKFEQIKQERLNRYQGVNLYVKNLDDGIDDDKLRKEFAPYGMITSAKVMTEGGHSKGFGFVCFSSPEEATKAVTEMNGRIVSTKPLYVALAQRKEERKAILTNQYMQRLASVRAIPGPAMPAYQQSTGYYMPSIPQPQGRAYFNAVPNLRPAPRFAAQATRPQAPYSSQTLRPAMPRRTSTPISTVRQASTQVPGVNTQRMAHIGTQTAGGRTAGGPMMRGVSQYKYSSGVRNVQQVITVPALVPQQLVPSSVMEPAVHIKGQEPLTPSMLAAAPLLEQKQLLGERLYPLIQALHPNLAGKITGMLLEIDNSELLHMLESPESLHAKVEEAVAVLQAHQAKEASPKK is encoded by the exons ATGAACAGCAGTGGGCCGGTGTACCCTTTGGCCTCGCTCTACGTCGGTGACTTGCATCCTGATGTTACAGAGGCCATGCTCTATCAAAAGTTCTCTCCTGCGGGGCCCATCATGTCCATCCGTGTGTGCCGGGACATAATTACCCGCAGGTCCCTCGGTTATGCCTACATCAATTACCAGCAGCCTGCTGATG CGGAATGTGCACTGGACACGATGAACTATGAAGTGATAAAGGGTCGTCCAATCAGAATCATGTGGTCGCAGCGAGACCCTTGTCTGAGGAAGTCTGGAGTGGGGAACATCTTCATCAAGAACATGGATGAGTCTATTGACAACAAGGCACTTTACGACACCTTCTCTGCCTTTGGAAACATTTTGTCATGTAAG GTGGTATGTGACGAAAATGGCTCGAAAGGTTACGGATTCGTGCACTTTGAGACACAGGAGGCAGCGAAACGCGCCATTGAAACCATGAACGGCATGCTCCTGAATGATCGCAAGGT TTTTGTTGGACATTTTAAATCTCGTAAAGAGCGGGAGGCAGAGTTTGGTGCAAAGGCCATGGAGTTTACCAATGTTTACATCAAGAACTTTGGAGAAGATTTTGACAGTGAGAAACTGCGCAATATCTTCTCCGAGTTTG GTAGGACCCTGAGTGTTCGTGTGATGACTGATGAAAAGGGGCATTCTCGTGGCTTTGGCTTTGTGAACTATGAAAACCATGAGGATGCACAGAAA gctgTAGCTGAAATGAATGGAAAGGAGCTGAACGGACGAGTTCTGTATGTGGGCCGGGCTCAGAAGAGACTGGAGAGACAGTCCGAGCTCAAACGCAAGTTTGAGCAAATCAAGCAAGAACGCTTAAACCGATACCAG gGGGTAAATCTGTACGTGAAGAATCTGGATGATGGAATTGATGATGACAAACTAAGAAAAGAGTTTGCCCCGTATGGCATGATCACCAGTGCTAAG GTGATGACTGAGGGAGGTCACAGCAAGGGCTTTGGATTTGTTTGCTTCTCCTCTCCTGAGGAAGCTACTAAAGCTGTGACTGAAATGAATGGCCGGATCGTCAGCACTAAGCCGCTGTATGTGGCCTTGGCCCAAAGAAAGGAGGAGCGCAAAGCCATTCTCACCAACCAGTACATGCAGAGATTGGCTAGTGTGAGAGCCATTCCTGGCCCTGCAATGCCTGCTTACCAGCAGAGTACTGGCTACTACATGCCCTCCATACCtcag CCCCAGGGACGTGCCTACTTCAACGCTGTACCAAATTTACGACCTGCACCACGCTTTGCTGCCCAAGCCACTCGACCACAGG CTCCTTACTCATCTCAGACACTGAGGCCGGCGATGCCACGCAGGACCTCCACTCCTATCAGCACTGTGCGCCAGGCCTCTACGCAGGTCCCAGGTGTGAACACTCAAAGAATGG CTCACATCGGGACTCAGACAGCAGGTGGGAGAACCGCTGGTGGACCTATGATGAGGGGTGTCAGTCAATACAAATACTCAAGTGGGGTTCGAAATGTTCAGCAGGTCATCACTGTACCAGCTCTAGTTCCACAACAG CTGGTGCCTTCTTCAGTTATGGAGCCTGCAGTTCATATAAAAGGCCAGGAACCCCTTACTCCATCCATGTTGGCAGCTGCACCCCTTTTGGAACAGAAGCAACTACTGG gTGAACGTTTGTATCCTCTGATCCAGGCACTTCATCCTAACCTTGCTGGTAAGATCACCGGTATGCTGCTCGAAATAGACAACTCTGAACTTCTGCACATGCTCGAGTCTCCAGAGTCATTGCATGCTAAG GTTGAGGAGGCAGTGGCTGTTCTTCAAGCTCATCAAGCAAAGGAAGCCTCACCTAAGAAATAA
- the LOC124400327 gene encoding 14-3-3 protein beta/alpha-1, with protein sequence MDKSDLVQKAKLAEQAERYDDMAAAMKAVTEGGGELSNEERNLLSVAYKNVVGARRSSWRVISSIEQKTESNEKKQQMAREYREKIESELTDICKDVLALLESYLIPNATQPESQVFYLKMKGDYYRYLSEVASGECKKDTVDKSQHSYQSAFDISKSDMQPTHPIRLGLALNFSVFFYEIQNSPEKACNLAKTAFDEAIAELDTLNEDSYKDSTLIMQLLRDNLTLWTSESQGEEADPGEGEN encoded by the exons ATGGACAAGAGTGACCTGGTGCAGAAAGCAAAGCTGGCCGAACAGGCAGAGCGCTACGATGACATGGCCGCCGCCATGAAGGCAGTGACCGAGGGCGGTGGCGAGCTGTCCAACGAAGAGCGCAACTTGCTGTCCGTAGCCTACAAGAACGTGGTCGGTGCACGCCGATCCTCCTGGCGCGTCATCTCCAGCATTGAGCAGAAGACCGAATCCAACGAGAAGAAGCAGCAGATGGCGCGTGAATACCGCGAGAAGATTGAGAGCGAGCTGACGGATATCTGCAAGGATGTTCTG GCCCTCCTGGAAAGCTATCTCATTCCCAATGCCACTCAGCCAGAGAGCCAGGTGTTCTACCTGAAGATGAAAGGGGACTATTATAGATACTTGTCCGAGGTTGCATCTGGGGAATGCAAGAAGG ACACGGTCGATAAGTCTCAGCACTCCTACCAAAGTGCTTTTGATATAAGCAAGAGCGACATGCAGCCCACACACCCCATCCGGCTTGGTCTGGCTCTTAACTTCTCCGTCTTCTTCTATGAGATCCAGAACTCGCCAGAAAAGGCCTGCAACCTCGCCAAGACG gctTTTGATGAAGCCATTGCTGAGCTTGACACCTTAAATGAGGATTCCTACAAAGACAGCACCTTGATCATGCAGTTACTAAGGGACAATCTTACC CTGTGGACGTCGGAAAGCCAGGGCGAAGAGGCAGACCCAGGCGAGGGAGAGAACTAG